CGGAGCAGCCCGAGACGGGCGGGGGACGCGGAGGCGAGAACGAGACGGCGGCGCTGCTGATCGGTCATGCGGGCCATCGTAGGGGGCCGGGCGTGTCGCGGTCCCGTGAACGGAATCCGGATGCGGACAGGCCCCGAAACGCCCTGAGGCTGCACTTGGACTCAGTTCCGCAGCGGACTCAGCGCAGCCCCACAGCGATCATGCCGATGATCACCACCAGTGCCAGCAGCACGCCCGCCCGGCGCATCATCACCTCCATGTCGCGCAGCTCCTGAGGCGGTTCGTCCTTCGGGTCTGACCAGAGCATGGTTCCATCGTGCGGCCCCGGCGGGCACCGGCGCCTGAGTACGCGTACTCAACTGCCGGAGAGCGACTCGACCGCCGGTAGCCCGCGGTGCCGGGACCATTCCGGCGCCAGAATCGACATCACCGTCGCGTCCACCCGCTCGCCCTCCCACAGCAGGGCGTCACGCAGCACGCCCTCGGCGACGAACCCGACCTTCTCGTAGGCACGGCGGGCTCGCGGGTTGAACGCGTAGACCTCCAGTGAGACGCGGTGCAACCCCAGCTGCTCGAACCCGTAGCCGACGATCAGCCGGGTCGCCTCGGTCCCCAGGCCCTGCCCGTACGTCCCGGGCACGAGGCAGATGCGGAAGCCGCAGCTCTCGTTGCCCGGGTCCCACAGGTTCAGCACCACCTCGCCGACGACGACGCCCGTCGCCCGGTCGACCACGGCGAGGTCCAGCCGGTCGTCCTGGTCGCCGCGCGTGGCGTACCACCGCCGCAGCCGCGCCTCGCTGAGTCGGTCGCCGTCCGCGTGGTTGCCGGTGAGCCGGGAAGCCTCCGGGTCGTCGAACATCGGCAGCAGCGCGGGCAGGTCGTCCGCCGTGACCGGGCGGAGCAGCACCCGCGTCCCGCTCAGCGTGGGCTTGGTACGGAAGTCGGGTTTCGGCCCGGCGAGCGCGGGTGCGGGGTCGGTCATGGACGCATTGTGTCCGCCCGGCCCGACCCGCGTCGTCAGGTTTTCGGACGGGTGCTCAGGCGGGCCAGAAGGTACGCGTCCAGGCCCGCGGTCCCGGCTGCCGGGACCGCGCCCGGGCGATCCTGGCCGGGTCCGACCACTCCTCGGGCACCCTCGGCGCGCCCGGTGCGGCCGAAGCCGTCGCCGCGGCGCGCGCCTGGACCACCGCCAGTGCGGCGGCCAGCTCCTCGGGGGTGGGGTTGCCCCGTACGACCTTGATCACAGCGGCTCCTTTCCGGATGTGCCGGGCTCAGAGGGGGATGTTCCCGTGCTTCTTCGGGGGAAGGCTTTCCCGCTTCGTCCGCAGCTGACGCAGACCCTTGACGATCTGCGCGCGGGTGTCGGACGGCATGATCACGGCGTCGATGTAGCCGCGCTCGGCCGCGGTGTACGGGTTGAGCAGCGTGTCCTCGTAGTCCTGGATCAGCTCGGCGCGCACCTGTTCCACATCGTCGCCGGCCGCCGCGATCGTGCGGCGGTGCAGGATGTTCACCGCGCCCTGCGCGCCCATGACGGCGATCTGCGCGGTCGGCCAGGCCAGGTTGAGGTCGGCACCCAGGTGCTTCGAGCCCATCACGTCGTACGCGCCGCCGAAAGCCTTCCGCGTGATCACGGTGATCAGCGGGACCGTCGCCTCGGCGTAGGCGTAGATCAGCTTGGCGCCGCGCCGGATGATGCCGTTGTACTCCTGGTCGACACCCGGCAGGAAGCCGGGCACGTCCACGAAGGTCACCACCGGGATGTTGAACGCGTCGCAGGTGCGCACGAACCGCGCGGCCTTCTCGCTGGCGTCGATGTTCAGGCAGCCCGCGAACTGCATCGGCTGGTTGGCCACGATGCCGACCGGGAAGCCTTCGACCCGGCCGAAGCCGGTGACGATGTTCGGCGCGAACATCGCCTGGGTCTCCAGGAAGTCGCCGTCGTCCAGTACATGCTCGATGACGGTGTGAATGTCATACGGCTGGTTGGCGCTGTCCGGGATGAGCGTGTCCAGCTCGCGGTCCTCGTCGGTGAGGTCGAGGACGGCCTCCTCCGGGAAGGCGGGCGGCTCGGAGAGATTGTTCGACGGCAGGTACGAGAGCAGGGACTTGACGTACTCGATCGCCTCCTTCTCGTCGCCCGACATGTGGTGCGCGACACCGGAGGTGGTGTTGTGCGTACGGGCGCCGCCGAGCTCCTCGAAGCCCACGTCCTCGCCGGTGACCGTCTTGATGACGTCCGGGCCGGTGATGAACATGTGCGAGGTCTGGTCGACCATCACCGTGAAGTCCGTGATGGCGGGGGAGTACACCGCGCCGCCCGCGCAGGGGCCGACGATCAGCGAGATCTGCGGGATCACACCGGAGGCGTGGGTGTTGCGGCGGAAGATCTCGCCGTACATGCCGAGGGCCATCACGCCCTCCTGGATACGGGCGCCACCGGAGTCGTTGATGCCGATCACCGGGCAGCCGGTCTTCAGCGCGAAGTCCATCACCTTGACGATCTTCTGGCCGTACACCTCGCCCAGCGCCCCGCCGAAGACCGTGAAGTCCTGTGAGAACACGGCCACCGGGCGCCCGTCCACCGTGCCGTAGCCGGTGACGACACCGTCTCCGTACGGACGGGTCTTCTCCAGGCCGAAGTTGGTGGAGCGGTGCCGCGCGAGCTCGTCCAGCTCCACGAACGAACCCTCGTCGAGGAGGAGTTCGACTCGCTCGCGAGCCGTCAGCTTGCCCTTGGCGTGCTGCTTCTCGACGGCGCGCGCGGAACCGGCGTGGGTCGCCTCGTGGACGCGGCGCTGGAAGTCTTCGAGCTTGCCAGCGGTGGTGTGGATGTCGATCTCTTGAGGCTCTGCCGGCTCGGACATCGGGCTGCGGCTCCCTGGCTGGTCACGGGGGTATTGGGGGACACCCGGTGGTGTCGGGCTACTGGCTCGTAGCGTATCGGCGCGGCTACG
This DNA window, taken from Streptomyces sp. SCSIO 30461, encodes the following:
- a CDS encoding GNAT family protein gives rise to the protein MTDPAPALAGPKPDFRTKPTLSGTRVLLRPVTADDLPALLPMFDDPEASRLTGNHADGDRLSEARLRRWYATRGDQDDRLDLAVVDRATGVVVGEVVLNLWDPGNESCGFRICLVPGTYGQGLGTEATRLIVGYGFEQLGLHRVSLEVYAFNPRARRAYEKVGFVAEGVLRDALLWEGERVDATVMSILAPEWSRHRGLPAVESLSGS
- the mmpB gene encoding morphogenic membrane protein MmpB, which codes for MLWSDPKDEPPQELRDMEVMMRRAGVLLALVVIIGMIAVGLR
- a CDS encoding acyl-CoA carboxylase epsilon subunit: MIKVVRGNPTPEELAAALAVVQARAAATASAAPGAPRVPEEWSDPARIARARSRQPGPRAWTRTFWPA
- a CDS encoding acyl-CoA carboxylase subunit beta, producing MSEPAEPQEIDIHTTAGKLEDFQRRVHEATHAGSARAVEKQHAKGKLTARERVELLLDEGSFVELDELARHRSTNFGLEKTRPYGDGVVTGYGTVDGRPVAVFSQDFTVFGGALGEVYGQKIVKVMDFALKTGCPVIGINDSGGARIQEGVMALGMYGEIFRRNTHASGVIPQISLIVGPCAGGAVYSPAITDFTVMVDQTSHMFITGPDVIKTVTGEDVGFEELGGARTHNTTSGVAHHMSGDEKEAIEYVKSLLSYLPSNNLSEPPAFPEEAVLDLTDEDRELDTLIPDSANQPYDIHTVIEHVLDDGDFLETQAMFAPNIVTGFGRVEGFPVGIVANQPMQFAGCLNIDASEKAARFVRTCDAFNIPVVTFVDVPGFLPGVDQEYNGIIRRGAKLIYAYAEATVPLITVITRKAFGGAYDVMGSKHLGADLNLAWPTAQIAVMGAQGAVNILHRRTIAAAGDDVEQVRAELIQDYEDTLLNPYTAAERGYIDAVIMPSDTRAQIVKGLRQLRTKRESLPPKKHGNIPL